GACCCCACCTCTCCGAGGCCGTCGTCCTCTCCACGTGCAACCGCACCGAGGTCTACGTCCTCGCCGAGAAGTTCCACGGTGCCTACGGCGACGTCCGGGACACGCTCGCCGAGGTGGCGTTCCTCGCCCCCGAGGAGTTCATCGACCACCTCTACGTCCACTACGACGCCGACGCCGTCCGCCACCTCTTCTCCGTGGCCGCCGGGCTCGACTCCGCCGTCCTCGGCGAGAGCGAGATCCTGGGCCAGGTGAAGTCGGCGTGGGACCTCGCCCAGCGCGAGGGCAGCACCGGCGCGGTCATGAACCTGCTGTTCCGCCACGCCGTCGAGACCGGCAAGCGGGCCCGCACCGAGACGACGATCAGCCACCACACCACCTCGATCTCGCAGGCCGCAGTCGCGATGGCGCTCGACGAGCTCGGCACCCTCGAGGGGCGCCGAGTCGTCGTGCTCGGCGCCGGCGAGATGGGCGAGGGGATGGCCACCTCGCTCCTCGGCGCCGGTGCCGGAGAGGTCGTCGTCGCCAACCGCACCTGGGACCGTGCGGTCGAGGTCGCCGATCGGGTCGGCGGCCGGGCCGTGCGCCTCGCCGACCTCGGCGCGGTCATCGCCGACAGCGACCTGCTGCTCACCTCCACCGGCGCCTCGTCGCTGATGGTCGAGCACACCGACCTGTCCGCCGCCATGGCCGGACGCCCCGATCGTCCGCTGCTCATCGTCGACATCGCCGTCCCCCGCGACGTCGATCCCGCCGCCGCCGACCTGCCGGGCGTGACCCTCCTCGACATGACCGACCTGCGGCGCTTCGCCGAGGTCGGCATCCGCGGCCGCCAGGGCGAGGTCGCCGCCGTCCGACGCATCGTCGAGGACGAGCTGACCCGCTTCCTCGAGACCCGCTCCGCTCGGGAGGCGGCGCCGCTGATCAGCGAGCTGCGCACCCGTGGCGAGGAGCTGCGACAGGTCGAGCTCGAGCGCTACCGCGCCCGGCTCGAGCACCTCGACGAGCGCGACCGCGCCACCGTCGAGGCGCTGACGCGTGGCCTGCTGGCCAAGCTGCTCCACGAACCCACCATCCGACTGAAGGACGCGGCGGGCACACCGCG
This portion of the Actinomarinicola tropica genome encodes:
- a CDS encoding glutamyl-tRNA reductase — encoded protein: MSVVAIGLNHRSVPLDLLERTTVDAERLPKVLADLVARPHLSEAVVLSTCNRTEVYVLAEKFHGAYGDVRDTLAEVAFLAPEEFIDHLYVHYDADAVRHLFSVAAGLDSAVLGESEILGQVKSAWDLAQREGSTGAVMNLLFRHAVETGKRARTETTISHHTTSISQAAVAMALDELGTLEGRRVVVLGAGEMGEGMATSLLGAGAGEVVVANRTWDRAVEVADRVGGRAVRLADLGAVIADSDLLLTSTGASSLMVEHTDLSAAMAGRPDRPLLIVDIAVPRDVDPAAADLPGVTLLDMTDLRRFAEVGIRGRQGEVAAVRRIVEDELTRFLETRSAREAAPLISELRTRGEELRQVELERYRARLEHLDERDRATVEALTRGLLAKLLHEPTIRLKDAAGTPRGDRLADAMRDLFDL